In Camelina sativa cultivar DH55 chromosome 17, Cs, whole genome shotgun sequence, the genomic stretch TATGAAGATTATTTTAGTATAAAAAGtggacaaaacaaaacgaaattaCAACTTTAAACGTGTCATACTCCCATTGCTTTGCTACCTTCTTATAATGCAACCAACTACCCTCAAACTCTTTCCTCTATGTCCGGGGTGTTTAGCTTTCTAAAACTCTAAAGAAACTAATCAGACGATCTAGATTTTACGACCAAAATGCCACGATCAGACCTGACCCGCGGATACTCGGATGGAGACAGTCTGGTCGGAGAGATTGTACGAGAAGAAGGCCACATTTACTCGTTAGCCGCAACTAATGATCTTTTGTACACAGGATCGGATAATAATCACATTAGGGTTTGGAAAAACTTAAACGAGTTTAGTGGGTTTAAATCGAACAGCGGACTGGTTAAAGCGATAGTGATTAGTCGGGAGGAGAAGGTGTTCACGGGTCATCAAGACGGTAAGATCCGGGTTTGGAAAACCTCTTCCAAGAACCCGCGAGTGTACACACGCGCCGGGAGCTTACCGGCTTTGAAAGACGTTTTGAAGAGTTCAGTGAAGCCGAGCAACTACGTGGAAGTGAGACGTCGTCGTACGGCGCTATGGATCAAGCATTCCGATGCCGTTTCGTGTTTGAGCTTAGTGGAAGATCAAGGGCTGTTGTATTCGGCGTCATGGGATCGGACGGTCAAGGTTTGGCGTATCCATGACTTGAAATGCATCGAGTCCATCAAAGCTCACGACGACGCAGTGAACACGGTTGCAGCCGCGGAGAGCCTTGTGTTCACTGGCTCGGCCGATGGAACTGTAAAGGTCTGGAAACGTGAGATCAGAGGGAAGCGTACGGCTCACTCTCTCGTCCAGACTTTGTTAAAGCAAGAATCAGCGGTTACGGCTTTGGTTGTAAGCCACGTGGCGGTTTACAGCGGTTCAAGCGACGGAGCTGTGAACTATTGGGAGATGGGAGAGAAGAAAATCTTGAAACATTGTGGTGTTTTCAAGAAACATAGACTCGCCGTGCTCTGTCTCGCCGCCGCCGGAAAAATGTTGTTTAGTGGTGCGGCGGATAAGAAGATATGCGTGTGGAAGAGGGACGGGAAGGTTCACACGTGTATCTCTGTGTTAACCGGTCATACCGGACCGGTTAAGTGTTTAGCGGTGGGGGAGCCAACcggaggtgaagaagaagacggaggagATAGGAGGTTGGTTGTGTATAGTGGGAGTCTTGACAAATCGGTCAAAGTTTGGAGGGTGCCACGTGATTAAATGTAGGATTTTATTCGGTTTCTAAGAGATTTGGGATTGTTTGTAggtaaataacaacaaaaaaaccaagTCAAATGATGAATTATTATGAGGTTCGTAGAGTAGGTTGAATATGATAtcttttaatagtaatttaatatctctattatacatatatattattaagctAGGGTTATCGTTtgaatatcaataatattataaagaaATTGTTATGCACTAGTTGGAGTCGATTAATCAAAGGATAGAAAGAAGCAAAGTGTTGgagattttattatttcatgAACAAAATactctagaaaaaaaaaagtgtaaatgtACTTAACCCCAAAGATGAAAAACTTTAATAATCCGACTGATCAATGTTTTCAACACTAATCTGACCGAAGAGTTACAataaaatttttacaaaacgTACTTTATAGATTTTAAGAGAAAAGGGTGTAAGCCACGTGTAGTAACTACACGTAATTATTGGTTGTAAGCCACGTGTAGTAACTTATAACGTATATCGGTATATATATGAGCCAAAGCTTGGTCGGATCATTATATAAGACTTTAATATTAATACGCCAAAAGTTTCACTATACGTTAACTATCATAGAAAATTCGAAAATGCGAGAAATGTCACtttaaaatttatagttttaagGTAGAAACTGACGAGAAATTCGGAAAATCGACGTATCAATATTACAGTTACATGAAAGTGATGGGTGGTGGTTATCATCGCATTGTGACCGtccattatttttatttttgttataataaatataaataaataaattttatttttctttcgcTAATCGTACGTATTCTTGGCTatgtttcttttgctttattgtGATTCTTTAGTgcaaaaatggaaacaaagGTACGATCTACAAAGAGCTATAAATGTGTCTATGTTTTAGCTCTATGAATGTGTAGGATCCACATAAACATGTTTGTGTTCCCTCTTCTCAACGACCAAGTATTAGCCAACACATAACCAAACATACgaataatataaatgttttgttagcTACATGAATTATTGTCATTACATAAGgacatgcataaacaaacatgagttatgtgtacaacaccataaccaTCTAATTCGATGATTTGTTTGCCGGAATTCGGTGTTGACCAGTATTGACAGGCGTTAACCAATGTTGACCGGTGTTGACcaatgttgaccaaaaaattaaaatttttatctattttttacaaagaacaaaagtttaaaaaaattacataactttactaaaagattatataataaatttttactacaaaataatacaacaaatatacattttctttttataaattcaaaatttggtttttaattttataccatATCATTTGTATAccctattatattttattatgtagcatgctattaaatatttttatataacaagtatataaaaataatggtAAATCAAAGGTTATATAGCAAGGTACAAtatactttaacaaaaaaaaacaaattagactcAATTATAAAAAGTCTATGAACATTTTTAAgccaaaagattttaagaaaaaattatatgtctcatcatttgttatatatcatattatatttgtNCAATGTTGACCGGTGTTGACcaatgttgaccaaaaaattaaaatttttatctattttttacaaagaacaaaagtttaaaaaaattacataactttactaaaagattatataataaatttttactacaaaataatacaacaaatatacattttccttttataaattcaaaatttggtttttaattttataccatATCATTTGTATAccctattatattttattatgtagcatgctattaaatatttttatataacaaatatataaaaaataatggtaaatcaaaggttaaatatatatagcaagGTGCAATatactttgacaaaaaaaaaattagacacaattaaaaaaagtctatgaacatttttaagccaaaagattttaagaaaagatTATATGTCTCATCATTTGTtatataccatattatatttgttatataaaaggaaatttttgtatataataaaattttactacaaagtattataacaaatatacattttccttttgtatataacaaatataatatggtatataacaaattaaatatacatttcctttttgtatataataaatataatatggtataaattttaaaactaacttttgaatttacaaaacgaaaatgtatatttgttgtactattttgtagtaaaattttattatataatcttttagtaaagttatgtaattattttgttaatttttgttgtttatgaaaaaaaaaaattggtcaacACCGGTCAATACCGGTCAACACCGGATTCCGGCTAAGAAAGTATCAGAATTAGAtggttatggtgttgtacacataactcatgtttgtttatacatgtctgTATATAATGACAATAGTTCGTGtagttaataaaacatttatatagtTTGTATGTGTGGCGATGTATTGGTATATACTTGGCGTAGCTGGCAATCATTTTTCCCTTCTTATTTAATCACATGAGAGTTAAGACCGTATTTTTGTTAGTGCCTATGTAACTATGttcataattattttgatcGTGCACACTCTTCTCGTCACACAATgtaaaactctaaaataaatGTCGTATAGTAGCCAAAGCTACCTCTGGTTAAACCGGACCATTGGATTAGGTGATGGACTGATGGTTTGGTTAAAGAAACATAATCGGATCAAATATAGTTGGTGAAGAGAGTTGAAATGATCGTCCATTGTGGTAtaatttttctatgtttttgagTGTTATTTAGTTGGTATGCATGTATGTAATTTTGGCTCATCTCCTATGGAATTTATATACAACTCAAATTCTATCTTTGTTATGACAcgatatttaaatatattgagaTATCATATTTTCGAGATATATGTACAGTTTGTAagttatatttacatttttaggaGATATACACAACACAAAATTAGGTTAAATGACTTGTGAAGTAATGCATTTTTTACGTGTGTTTGGGAACTTAATATGTGAGAAATTTCAACATTTTCGGAAAATGATGTACGGattatcatataaatttcaAGGAACTTCGTGGAGATGGTTTAAGCTTTTAATTAACTGaggattttataaaattattgtttttaataccCCTACATATTCTGGTTCACTTTCACAGTTTCACCACGAGCCCAGTACCCTTTGGTGATTAACTCCAACTTTCTCATCACGTAAGGTGAAGGTGAAGCAATCAAAGATTTAAGGCGTGTTCATTAAACCGATTACGTCAACGATTAGTCGATAAATAAAGACCTTTAGTTATTTGGCCAACTAATTAAAGCCTTAGAAGAGTGAAGCTGATGTCTCAATCAAATTGTTGGTTAAATAAGATAAGGCTTTAGAAAAATGCAACTGCATATATGCCAAGACACACTTACAAGTCCCTTATAAGGCCTATATAACACACCAACAAGCCGGTCAGAAATACACTAGTCACAAACAAGTCGACTGAAAATCTATGCAAATCTGCTATAGCATTGGAACAAATCTGTTGAATATTTAATCAAAGCGAATATTAAAAATTCCAGCTTCAATCAATCCAACAAAATTTTACACAAGAAATCCATaattcaaataagaaaatgaaatcaatTATGAATTCctagaaaaatgtcaaaaatccAAGCAATAACCAAACCCACTAAATATAGCAACCAAAACCAAGATGATGATTACACAAAACGAAAATACACGATTACAATTAACTATGAGAGTATGAGCTGTAATATTGTTAAGTATAAATTATGTGAATTTGTCCGGATCTGCATTAAAATGATAAGTCTTTCATAACTTGTGTGGCAATTTACGAAtacaatatatatcattttgttaagttttagtTTATCCTAAATTACGGTTATGCGTAAGGGTCTCATATAATACAAGTTAGaccaatcataaataaatcAGCTTCAAGCTGAAATTTAAGGTTGAAAAATACATTCCAGAAATCACAAATCAGTTACCATTTGTCTTAGGATCATTCTAtgtgatcaaaataaataaataaaaaccaattaaCATGAGTATTTTACTCCAAGCTGGAACATTTTTTAGTCATTGTGACTTTAAGCCCATACTTCATGTGAAGAATGAGACCAGGTTTTGGCTCAATCTTTTGTCCACTAACGACCTTAATCTcatagttttgtaatattttgacgATCACTGTCTTCATCAAAGTCATGGCCAAATTCTTACCGAGACATGTTCTTGGGCCGGCATTGAACGATAAGAACTTGTAAGAAGGCTCATGTCTCAACCCTCCTGTCTCCGAAATCCATCTCTCTGGCTTGAACTCCATTGCATCTTCGCCCCATACGGTTTTCATTCTCCCCATCGCGTAGATAAAGATcataatattgatattttctttaactttgtGTCCACTTGGAAGCTCATCTTCTTTGATTGGAGACTTGCGTTCGAATGGAATTGGTGGGTAGAGCCTCATTGATTCACTCAATGCGCAGTGTAAGTACACCAACTTGTTCAAGTACGATGACATGTCTTGGTTATTTCGAGTTCTTGGTAGATTTGTGTTGATCTCTTGGAGAATCTTGGTTAACACGTTAGGGTTTTCAGACATATTCCAGAAGAACCAAGTGAGTGCAGAAGCCGTGGAGTCTCTCCCAGCTGCCATGAAACCTACTGTGAAGTCTCTGAGGAACTTATCATCACCAGGGTTCAAAAGCTCGTACTTGGTTGCATCAAGCATTATGTGAGATGTCAAAAGATCCTCACTCTCTCCATTGGTGTTGTGAGTAACCCCATGTGATCTTAGCTCTTCTCTCTTCGCTGCTATAAATTTGGCACAAACACGATCAAGAGTGGCATGAGCTTTCAATAGCGTCTTCTCTGTTCCGATTCCAATCCATTGTTGTAGCTTCCACACGAACCTTGGTGTAATATGCCTATGCACAATCGCATCTCCCACATCATCAAGAGCTTTGGAAAACTCAGCCTCTGGCATTCCAATGGAGAGACTTCTAGGATCGAAACCGGTTATGAAATTGAAGGTTATATCGAACATAAATCTTTGGAACACATCTTGCAAGTCCACAACCATCTCTTCATCTGCAAAGTGATTGAAAAGAGGTACAAGCCCGTCCTTGAGTTTGGTTTTCGTGGTACTTGCTGAGAAGTTTTGGTACCTTTGATGATTGAATATAGTCTGAGCTGCGTTCCTCCAGTTCCTCCATAGCTCCGAGTCCGAATTAATGATCCCGTCTCCAAAAGCTTCAAAAATTTCGTGGAATATAGGACCTTTGATGTAGTTTGAGAAGTTTGAGCTCATTATATGATGAACATTAGCTGGATCAACCGTGACTAATACATCCATTCCAACGAACCATGGGCCCTTGAATTGAAACGTCAAGTTGGAGTTCTCGAGAATCTCTACGCTGCAATCATAGATGTACTGGAGCCTCAAGAGCCCACCGGGAAGCATACCAAGTACCGGCCAGTTCCATGGGTACCTTCCAAGGGTTTTCTTAATGAGGACGTAACTGAAATTAGCCTTATTGACGAGGAAGTgatagaagatgatgagaaagcAAAGTAAAGCTATGAATGCTTCTAATAACCCTATTGAAGCCATTAATGAGAAGGGTTGTGTTTATGTgcatagagaagaagaaggagatcgaTTTTATACACACAAGTACCTGTAGTACGTTGTCAACCAGGCGAATTAAAAAGTCTATTGTTGCGTTACATTTGAATTCCAAGAGAGACATCTTTGGATTCACACTAAAGAGACATTTGAAAAATAGGTTATTCTAAGTAAGAACATTTAAGGATTCTTGTTGAAGATTAATTGGTTACCGTCTCCTATAAACAAGGAGCACATGATTCTCATTTATGGTAACACAGGGCAACGTAACTTATTCTATGCTTTATGCCACAGTTTAGCAACAGATTTGCAAGACTAATTTTTGTTCATACATCAATAATTTTCAGGATAAGCATTAGTAATTGTGATTCTAAGTCCATTCTTGAACGAATGAAACTCCCCAGATCAATAATTTAAGGACAAGATGGTTCAATATTCTTCTACAAATAAAGGTCAAAGTTTCATCATGAAACTGAGTCCTGCGAAAAAAACAAGGCAAGTATGTCCGCAAGAGTTTCCCGTTAACAAAAAGCTCTGCCTAAGAGCAGTTGAACTGTGTCTTGCAGGGAAGTGGAATCACAAAGACGGTCGCTGACAGAGGATGAAGAGTTGACAACTGATGAAAGCCATTACCAAAGAAGTCACCAGCTCAAACCCA encodes the following:
- the LOC104758057 gene encoding myosin heavy chain kinase B-like, whose translation is MPRSDLTRGYSDGDSLVGEIVREEGHIYSLAATNDLLYTGSDNNHIRVWKNLNEFSGFKSNSGLVKAIVISREEKVFTGHQDGKIRVWKTSSKNPRVYTRAGSLPALKDVLKSSVKPSNYVEVRRRRTALWIKHSDAVSCLSLVEDQGLLYSASWDRTVKVWRIHDLKCIESIKAHDDAVNTVAAAESLVFTGSADGTVKVWKREIRGKRTAHSLVQTLLKQESAVTALVVSHVAVYSGSSDGAVNYWEMGEKKILKHCGVFKKHRLAVLCLAAAGKMLFSGAADKKICVWKRDGKVHTCISVLTGHTGPVKCLAVGEPTGGEEEDGGDRRLVVYSGSLDKSVKVWRVPRD
- the LOC104758058 gene encoding alkane hydroxylase MAH1 → MASIGLLEAFIALLCFLIIFYHFLVNKANFSYVLIKKTLGRYPWNWPVLGMLPGGLLRLQYIYDCSVEILENSNLTFQFKGPWFVGMDVLVTVDPANVHHIMSSNFSNYIKGPIFHEIFEAFGDGIINSDSELWRNWRNAAQTIFNHQRYQNFSASTTKTKLKDGLVPLFNHFADEEMVVDLQDVFQRFMFDITFNFITGFDPRSLSIGMPEAEFSKALDDVGDAIVHRHITPRFVWKLQQWIGIGTEKTLLKAHATLDRVCAKFIAAKREELRSHGVTHNTNGESEDLLTSHIMLDATKYELLNPGDDKFLRDFTVGFMAAGRDSTASALTWFFWNMSENPNVLTKILQEINTNLPRTRNNQDMSSYLNKLVYLHCALSESMRLYPPIPFERKSPIKEDELPSGHKVKENINIMIFIYAMGRMKTVWGEDAMEFKPERWISETGGLRHEPSYKFLSFNAGPRTCLGKNLAMTLMKTVIVKILQNYEIKVVSGQKIEPKPGLILHMKYGLKVTMTKKCSSLE